The following is a genomic window from Gallus gallus isolate bGalGal1 chromosome 21, bGalGal1.mat.broiler.GRCg7b, whole genome shotgun sequence.
GGACACCTGGCCAACGGAGTTGCTGGAAGTAACTTTCCCCAGAAGGACTCACGTGGCAGAAGACCATGGCCTGGGCAATGGTGATAGCGCCGTAGATATTACAGAGAGCACGGAACTTCTCATCTCTGCTATTGCACAGAACGTAATACTGCTTAATAGTGTCCAGTGTCTCCTCCTCTCGCTTCAGTTTGATGATGTTTGGGTCAGGAACAACTTTTTGAGCAAATTTCCACACGGAATCCTCAAAAGTGGCTGAGAACAGAAGCATCTGGCAGTCCCTGGGGAGCATTCTGCAAGAGAGAGCAAAGTGGGCAGCATTCCCATGCAGCACCCCTGGAATCTCCTGTTGGGATGGATGCCCAGGTAACACAGACCGACAACCTCAGAGCCAGTTATTTCAGTGGCTGCAAAGCCTCACACTCTTCTCACCAACACCTGATCATTCCCACATCTCACAGGCTCAcattcttaataaaaaaaagaataaagccaTGCTCTGGGGCttattccagaagaaaaatcacaactGCTCATCTTTCCCTGGCGTTCTGCCTCTATCTGACACCAGGATTAGAGCTAAAGGTATTGTTTTaatcttgctgctttgctgtggaAGTCACCAGGGAAgaatgcagccctgctgcccctaTGTTGCACAGTATCTGTAATGCTTACCTCTGAATGCGGATGCTCTGATCCTGATGGCCCTGGGTTGCTATCATCACGTCCGCCTCATCCAAGACGAACACTTTGATTTTCTTGGGATCAATGAACTTCAGCTTGGAGCACCAGTCCAGCACAGTGCCAGGTGTGCCAATCACAATCTGCTCTGAGATCTTCTGACCTCTCTCCACTGTTGAGACAGAAAGCCACCCGTCAAGCTCTGAGATCAGCCACAGTATAACTCATACTGAGCTCAGACTGAGCTAAGGAATAAACCATGGTAAAACCAAAGGCAATCATTGTTGTCCCAGGGCACCCACTGAGTTAATTCTCGTTACATCAAATTCATATTCTGTACACatgtttaaaaatcattacGTTCCAGTGCTGTATTGCACCCAAGGAAAACCATTTTCATTTGCAGTCTGTTGGTGGTGTTTCAGCTTACTCACATTTATTGCCTCGGACAGCATATGCAAGCTTCAGCTCCGGGTAAAACTTCCCCATCTGCTCGATCACTTTTCCTGTCTGAAGTGCCAGCTCGTATGTTGGGGAAAGGCACAGGCACTGTGGGGACAGAGGAATAATGAGCACGAGACAACCAACatcaacagcattttttttaggAAAGAATTCAGGCCTCATTAACATCGCTCAACTATCTCACAAGGAAATTGGGTTTAAGAAGCCCAGTAGAAGCCCAGGCCCTTCAGTAGGGGTCACTGcaccaccccaaaccccccacaGAAGGGCTCACCTGTGCTACAACCTACCTGTGGGTACTTGGGAGCTACAACCCACCTGTGGGTACTTGTTCCCAGGTTCGACACGGCTGAGCATGGCGAGGACGAAGGCGGCCGTCTTGCCAGTACCAGACTGAGACTGTGCAATCAGGTTCTGCGGGCTGCTGCGACACACAGCAGGGTTCAACATCAGCGTGAgctcaagaaaacaaaccaccCCACAACGCTGGAGGAGAGCAAGTGCAGGCTGAGCCGTTCCCACAGCTCTGAGATGTGTCACTGCTCCGTCCTTtctccccagccccactgctgtccTCCTGtcccagcaacaggacaatCTTTCAGGCCCTTCCTACAGTgtgaggaagcagaaagcaCGTGTACGTACGGTTCAGCAAGCATCATGGGCAGGGCGTTCTCCTGTATCTTTGATGGTCTGTTGAAGCCCATGGCATAGACTCCTTGCAGGAGCTGTGGTTTCCTGAAAACAGAGGGGTTCTCTCTTAAGCTTTGCCTTGTAATATCTTAGAGGCAAAGAGCTACACCATCCCAACGGGCAAGAAAAGCCTCGCAGCCAGACTCAAGCTGCAACGTCTGCATCCCTGCTGGGATTGCACTGCTGCATGACCACCATCAGTGGCAGgaagctgcaagcagcagcgCAGTGCTCTTTGGAACAGAAGCTTTACCAAAAAAACCAACTCTCAATTTACTGTCAACCTGCACGCCTGCCTTTCAGCACGGAAAACCTTGTATCACAGctccagaggctgctgctgtgcttcttgcATGTTCTAAAGCAGCTTTCCAGACAATCCTGGCCATCCTGGAATAGAGGCCACTAATCCTGTCCACtaatccaacctgaatctcaGGTCATGGTGGCAGTGAGCTCCGAGCTGACGGCCTCCAAGTGCTCCAAGCTGTAAGCAGTGCTCCATTCAGAGCAGGTTGCACTTGTTCTGCCCACCACTTCCcactgctcagcaccacacGCTGCTTGAAAAGATGGTATCACTTTCAGAGGACGGCTGGAACAAAAGCCCTTTGAAAGGTAACCTTGCACTGCTCAAGGACGCGCCAAGCCCAGCTCTGACACAGTTGCTAAGGCTGCACCAAGTCACAACATAGAGCTCAGTTAGCCCAGCTGCCTCATCCCTGACTCCCCCGGACTGTTTGccttctgaaagacaaaagtGAGTCTGACAGGCACTTTAGGAGCTCTGCTTTTTGGGATACATCCCAGCCACTGAGGTTAAGGAAGCAGAACAACACCGGTGTGAAGTCACAGCAGGTCTGGTTTCCCTTTcaacaaagcagcaaagctgAGATCACCCACATAATCAACAACAACCCCACACGACCGCCTTTTGGTACGTGAATCCATCACACACAGCTCTCGTTGGCACTTACAGGTGCAGCTCCTCGAAGGACTTGACAGAGTAGAGCGGCGAGTTGGGGTCCCTCTGCAGCACCTCCACCTGGTTGGTGGTGTCCACCAAGTTGCTGCGGATCAGCTTGTTGAGCAGGGACTGGGCAGCTCGGTCCTCTGCCAAAAGGGAGGTGGAAAAAACATCGCGGGCGTCGCTTCTGGTGTGATGCTGTGCCACCCAAGGAAGGAAGAACCCAAATTCCCCCGCAGACAGCCCAGGCTTCCTAAACGCCAGGATATTCCATGCGTTCACACTTCACATTCAGCCACACGAAGTGAAGCTGGCAGAGTTTTAAGGCTGAACGGAGACCTCAGGGCTGAACTCATTTAAGGTACTACAGCTCAGCATCTAGCtgggaagcagggctgaacatCCCGCTGTCTGTTGATATGGGGGCAGGTGGCTTTCAGGGCTTCTCTGTTTTCCATAccatcattaaggttgggaagaGCACCGAGTCCCACTGAGGAAAGGGAAGCACGAGGAAACGGCACCTGGGAGGGTTCCAGGGCCAAAATCCGGCACGGGGTGAGGATGAATGGGATCGGAATGGAACCTGAGCGGCCACACGTGGGGCCTTCCCGGCAGATCCGCCCTCGGGATGACTGCCCGTGAGCCGCATCCCGAAGGATCCGGCGGCTCTGAGCGCTCACCCACCTTTCTCCTCATCCTCCGTCCTCTCCACGTTGTCGTCCGCCTTCGGCACGGCAcctggggggggaggagggcgAGCTTGAGGCCTGAGAACGGCATGGAGAGCCCAGCCCGCCCTCCCCCCAGCGCTCACCATTGGCGTCGGGCTTGGccttctcctccttcagctgcagggTGCTCAGCTGCAACAAGGGCACACGGTGAGCCcggctgcggggcggggagggggggaggaggggggtgtGCGTGCGTAGGGAAGGGGAAGGTCTCACCGActccgccgccgcctcctgCTCGTCCACGGCCAGGGCCCACGAGTCGGTGGCCatggccgggccgggccgcgccgccaGCACCGCAATGGCGCCGGGCGCGGGAAGGGCGCCTGCGCGGCGCTTCTCCTCTTCCGGGTGGGGGCGGCGACAGCGGCACTATGGTTCCGGGGGAGCGGAGTTCCGCCTCGCGCCGGAAGGGTTAGGGCGGAGCACCGGGATGGGGGagtgggattgggatggggtcAGAGCGTGCCCCTGCTGCGCGGCGTGGTGTGGGGCCCTGCCCCGTTGTGGTGCTGTAGGGGCAGCCCTATTCAGCGATTCTGCGTTACGTGGGGTCAGCCCCGCGgtgtgctgtggggttggggtcacGCTCTGCCTCACTGCGCGGCACGGGGTGAGCCCCGCTCCCAGGGCACGCAgcgggctgctggggctgccggCACCCCAAAAGGCTCAGGAGAACGGAGCGAGGTGGGCTCACGCAGCTTTGGGCTGGTTGCTTTTGTGCTGcggttgctgagctgctgcaggggggGCTTCCCCCTATAAGCGTGTCCCTGTGCGAGCCGGGgctcagggcacagctgtgACATTTCCATCCCCGAAACGGAGACGCAGAGGGGGAGAACCGGGCCGTGGAACACGGAGGAGCCGCGTGGCCCATCCCCGCTCCACGTGTCCTGTTGGGACAGCAGCACTTGTGGGGCGGCCCCATCGGTACGCTCCGTTGCTGCGGTGACCCTCCAGCGGGGCAGGGCGCTGCCGCGGCACCCCGCCGCCCCCCCTTGTCCCTGCGGGGCCGGAGAGGGGCCGCGGGAGGCGGAGGCGAAGCAGCGGTGCGGGAGCAGCATCGTCATGGTTACCTCTGCACGGCTCCGCTCTGCCGTGGGCTCCGGACCTGCGTCCGTCCGCCTGCGTGTGCCCGTGCCTGGGTCAcccctctcccagccctgcgCGCTCTCTCCCTCCTCGTCTCCGTCTCCCCGTGCCTTCCAGAGGCAGAGCGGCGTGAAGCGCCGCCTGCGTGATTCCTTTCAGCCCCCCAAGCCGTGCTGCAGCGGAAGGGCAGAAGTTGCTCGCCCCACCCCGGcccaccttcctcctcctcctcctcctcctcgcagGCAAGGTAAGGAGCAGCGGCACGCCGGCTGCGTGTGCGGGCTTTGCCAGGCTGAGCAGCATCCCCGCGGCCCCCCGAGGTGCTGCGTGAGCCCCGACGCCACATCGGTGCAACAGGCGGCCGTCTGTGCGCGCACATCCCTGCAGAGCGCGGCCGGCTGCGAGGCTGTAAGCGGGCTGCGAGCCGCTGGATGTCAGTGTTGATTGATGCAAACGAAGCCGGAGGAGTATTTGGAACCGTTTGCACAACGGCCGTCCtccaagtgtgtgtgtgtgtgtgtggtgtgtgGGGGGGTTATCCCAGCGCTGTGTGGGGCCCCGCGGTGTCACGGCTGAGCGTGGCCGGGCGAGCGGTGACTTCCAGCCGAGCCCACGCGGATGGGATTACGGCGGCGGTGCTGCCGATGCGGCGCCGATGCGTCCCGCTGGGGCCCGGCCAGCTGCTGTGACGCTGCAGCGATAGCGGTAGATGGGAGCTGTGGCccaagcagcagggctgtgagccCGAGCGTGGGGCTTGGAGCTTGTGCCAGCCTCCTCGGGAGCACGGGGACACTGTGCTGTCCCCCCGCTGGGGTTTGAATTCACCTCCAGGGCTGCTCAGAAATGAGTTCCCCGCTCCTCGCTTCCTCTGCTcattcctccctttcttccctaAGGCAAAGCgctccctctccttcctcccccatCTGGTGCTTAATTACTTCCTGATATCCCGATGCCCTCCGCCACCTCTCTGCGGTGCAGCCAGCCCTGCGGTGCAGCCAGCCCTCTGCTATCTCGCCGCGAGCACCCTATGCGTCAGCCGGCTGGAAATGATGCTGCGTCTCCCGCAGCGCCGTGcctgtgctgggaggggaggaagcaCGCTGGGGATGGGAGCACGGAGCAGAACCTCCAGGGGAAGGGTTGCAGAAGCtttgcagctgagctgtgctgagccagAGATGAGTCATGGCGTGGAGAGGGAGGGCAGAGCCTTCCCCGGGGACGGAGGCGCTGCAGGGTGGGGGGAAGGCTGAAGTTGACCCATTCTGCCCCAAGTTGAGCGGGTGAGATGTGCAGGCagggatgtggtgctcaggactCGCCTCTCCTTCTGTCCTCAGGGCTGTGAAGGCACAAGGAGGACGCGTGGTGCTCCGAGCTCCTCTCGTGGGTTCTTCCTTCTCGAGCACCTCGTGGTGGTGAAGATGCCAGGGCTGATCAACCAGAGCTCCCAttgcccactgctgctcaccGCCTCCGAAGTGACATCCTGTGTCAGTGGTTATGCCCTGGGCATGACAGCATCGCTCACCTACCGCaacctgcaggcacagccctgcaaagGCAAGTGAAGCACGTGCTGCCGTGGGAGCTGTGTGCCGTGGTTGTAAATGCAAAGTGACGTGGGCCTAAAGGGTACGACTGGGGAAGTGTGGGTTTGggtatcacagaatggccctgatcccacccagccccagcGGAGAAACCCGGAGCTGGTGCCCAGAATCGTGTCCAAATGGGCTTGGAGATTTTTGTGGATGGAGATGCCACCACCTCTGTGTGTCCCCGTGTCCCATCACAGAGCAGAGTGGCAGGGTCGGCTCCTTGACCTGCTGTCAGTGCCTGATGCAACCAAGAACACTGCTAGCTGCCTTGGCAgcaagggcacagtgctggctcctGGTCACCTTGGTGTCCACTGGGTCCTGCCCTGCCATGCATTTTCCAGCTGCATCCACCAGCACGTCCTGCAGTTGTTCCTCCCCAGGGCGGGCAGTGCTTGGCTCTTGTTCATGAATCAGAAAcgtagaatggttgggttgggagggatcTTTAAGCCCACACGGTTCCaacccccaatgccccccaccAGACcgtgctgcccagggccccatccagcctggccttgagctcCTCCAGAGAACATAAGGCTGATGGGTTCTGGATGAGGGCTTGGTGTTGCTAAAACCCTCCTGGCTGGCAGGGCTCTTCGTCTTCCCCCTGGATGAAGGCACCACCGTCGTGGGGTTTGAGGCAGTGATCTGCCAGCGTGCTGTGACCGTGCAGATAAAGGACAAAGCCAAGATTGATGACGTGTATTCGGACAGCATCAGCTTCCCTGATGGAGGAGCTCCCGACGGGGGTGGTGAGAGAGTTTGGAGCCTTCTGGGGAACACAGGGAGCCagggggaaggggaggtggTAGAGAGTGGGTGTCTGTCATGTGCCGTGGCGTCAAGGAGACTCGTGTCCATGTGGCATCCACCAAAATGGTgatgcagagagctgtggtttGGGTTCCTTGGAGAGGAGGGCTGGTGTGGCTTTGGGAAGCCTAGGGAGCAGCGTTTTGTGTGGTTGTGGCACCCTAATATGGCTGTCTCTCTCTGCAGGAAGGATTGTGATGGATGAGGACTTGGAGAGGATTGCTTTTGTGGCCAACCTGGGCACGATTCCTCCCCTGGAAAGCGTCTCCATCTTCATCAGCACCTCCTCTGAGCTGCAGACGCTGCCCAGCGGGGCCGTGCGGGTCCTCCTGCCAGCTGTGTGTGTCCCCATGgtcccccagcccagcctgcaCAACGCCAGCAGCCTTTCCAGCCACCTGCCGCAAACGTATGGACCCACGGGATGGGTTCTGGGTGGGACTGGTGCAGGGAGACAGCACTCAAGCATTCCTTGGGGTTCACCTCACTGGTAGGgacaagcagtgctgtgcatcGGGGAGCCCAGAGCTTGGGAGCAGTTGCTGTctggctcagctgctgcagagagaggCCACCAACCCCTCTGAGTACGAGTTCAGCTTCCACCTGGAGATCCGAGGGCCGTGCTTGCTGGCAGGTACGGGGCTGCCTGTGATGCCCACACTCATcatcctcctttccttcccctgcgTGGGGTCCTCTGGCCCTCCCTGACCACCCCCTGGTCCCTCCATGCAGGCGTTGAGAGCCCCACGCATGAGATCCGAGCAGATGCCGACCCCTCTGCCCGCTCAGCGAAGAGCATCGTCATCACGTTGGCCAACAGGCACACATTTGACCGACCCGTGGAGATCCTCATCCACCCGAGTGGTACGTGGGCTCTGCCCCTCCTTGGGTCCCGTGTTGGTTTTGCACACACTGCCAGGGGTCAGACTCCTACAAGATAACCCCAGACCCCTTCAAAAGCCATTGCAACCATGGGTGCGTGCTGCTCTTCCAAACCCGGAGCTGAGCTAAGGTGGTTCTCCTGCATTTCCAGAGCCCCACATGCCTCACATCTTAATGGAAGAAGGTGATATGACGCCTGCAGAGTACGAACAGCACTTGAAGGGGAAGAATGATTTCATTAAAGGCACGAAGAAGGACCCCAGCGCTGAGAAAAAGGTGAGAGGCACCGAGGCTTTCCTTCAGCTGGGTGAGTATGTGGTTGGTCCATAGCTGCAGCATCCTCCCTTGGAGAGGGGTTTAtatggaggaggaggggaaaattCTGCACTGCTTCTGATGAACCGGGTGTGGAAGAAGCTCTGAGATGGGTATTGTGTGTATAATTAGTGCTGTTCTAGCATAGCATAATTAGGTAGGTACGTTATTATAGCATTAACGGTATTATAATTATTGCAGTGACATTGAATAAAGTATTCTTTTAATTGCTCCGTAAATGTTTACCGTTTCTGGATAAGCTGTCAGAGAGATGGAGGTGATTTGGCTTGGAATAACGAGCTCAGCCGAAGACAAGGTAGTAGAAACTTCTCTTTGTTCTGCTGACGAGCAAATAGGAAAATCTCAGCTCTGGGATTTgtggctcagcagccccagctgagtGACAGCTCAGCGCTCCCTGCCTGCCACGCAGCCGGCGGAGAGGAGGGGAGCGCTGGGAGCCGTCTGCCCTGCGGTGGGCTCTGCATGCAGGACCCCCAAGCACTTACAGCCCTCAAGCAGGGGCTGTCTGGGCACACCTGGTGGTGCTCTGTGGTTGCTCCCCATGCTGGtgctcctttccccttccccttgcAGCACGGCGATGAGGACGGCGCTGCTCGCACGGCAGGCGCTTCCTCTAATTGCGTTCGGCGTGCGGCAGGTGGAACGAAATGAACCTCCCACGCCACGGCTCAGATGGCTCCCtaattatttctgtctttagCACATCAAGTTATCACGGGGAGGATCATTCCAGAACCGTTTCCCAGCGGGAAAGCCACCTCTGTGCTCCGGGAGGACCGGGCAGCAACCGCACAGAGgatgagaagcagagagaaagccCCGGTGAGGTGCACACCTTGGATAAAGCCCTGAGCAACTGGGGCAgattgctgctgctcagaatcACGGCATcgttagggttggaaaagaccactaatgtaattaggttggatattaggaagaagtttttcccccagagggtggtgacgcactgaacaggttgcccaaggaggctgtggatgccccatccctgcaggcattcaaggccaggctggatgtggctctgggcagcctgggctgctggttggtgaccctgcacatagcagggggttggagctggatgagcattgtggtccttttcaacccaggccattctgtgatcacCAAGGCCGGCTGCCAACCTGTGCCCATAAACCACGTCCCCAAGTGCCGCGGAGTGGATCCTCAGTCCCAGCAAGCAGCCTGGGGACCCTGGAAAAACCCAGCAGCCAATTAATTCCCtctacatgaaaaaaaagaggcagaaaaatcaCTCTCCTGGATTTTTACACCCTCTGCTTCTTCCCTGCAGACGGAAATCATCCGGAAGCGCCTGCACAAGGACATCCCCCACCACCCCGTCCTCATGCTCAACTTCTGCCCcgagctcagcacagccccggcagacctgcagaaagctgctggaGAGTTCATCTTCCTGGTGGactgcagtgggagcagcacGAGCATCGGCCGTGCCAAGGTTTGTGCTGCTGGACACTGCTCTGCGGTTCTGTGGTCCTCCAGCTCTCTGTAGGTGGAGGCTTGGGGCATCCAGAGCCCAATTGTAGGGCTAAATGCTGGCTGTGCCCTGGCAGACACCTCCACGTCCCCTTTTTCAAGCACAAACGAGGGCCTGTGGTCTGGTGTGGGGTTATGAGCAGCGTACTGGGAGCTCTGGGTGATGGGAAAGCCTCGTTGGGATGTTATGGGGTTCCCGTGGAGCTGTCAGGTCCCCTTGCTGTCACCTCTTTGGGTGTATCCAGGCTGTAGGACCACCCCTCATTCATCCTTCCTGGGACCTGGCTCCGCTTCGCGCTGCTGCCCCTGGGATCTGGAGAGGTTCCTGAGCCCACTGGGGACCTGGTAAAGGGGAAAGCACTGTGAGGACTTTCGTTATCGTTAGCACTGCCTGACTCGTTGGAGGCAGGCTGGTGtctgctggctgccagctggcGGGTGTTGGTGAGAAGCTGCAGTCTCTGGCAGAAGCTCTGCATGGAGTTTCTCCTGGTTTTTGGGGCCACCTGAGCCCCAGGGCCTTAATGGACATCGCATCCTCCTGAGCAGGGCATGGATCCACGCTGCCCTAAGCGTATTCCTTGCAGACAGTGAGAGGGAATTGCAGAGTCCCTCTGGGCTTTGGTTGCAtctgggtgctgtgctgagcacgCAGAGGCTCCGCGATGCGCTCACCCCCTTCCCTAACCCAACCACCACCAGGTTTGGGTGCAAACACCCGGAGCCACCGCATCCCTGCTccggcagcagctctgcctgcaggcagggagcatTCCGAGCCCATCTCCTTCCCAACCTCCTCCTGTTTCCATGGGAACTGGCTGAGGACATCCACCTCCAGCGATGAGGAGCGTGCTGTCACCCTGAGGGATGGCACCGAGCCCCAGGAGGGACACAggtcccccccccctccttttcctttgctgcaaaGCATCCACTCCAGGTTCTTTGGCTTGGGCTGGGTTTGGGCAGGAGGTCTCTAATCTGACCCGCAGAGGTGGGAAGTTCAGGGCTTTCTGCATCTGATCCCttccagcagggagaagggggACAGTGCCTGCGTCAGCACTGCCCGAGCTGGCAGAATGACTGGGAATTGACTTCTCTGGAGGCAAACATCTCTTCTTATTGAGCCTCTGTATTGATAGAGAGTGCAACGGGATCAGGATCAATATTTACTGCAAGAAGCAATAAATCCTTCTGCTTGGTGAAACAGAAGGCAGGCTTTGGGAGCTCGCTTCGGGAAGCGCTTTAACAGAAACGTTTGGAAATCTGGGTGGTTTTTTATGctcgggtttttttttatttttttaatgattatcattatttttatttaatctttgtAATGAGTTCCAAGGCGCGGCGTCGGATCTGCAGGAGCCAGCACCCCCAGAGCCTGCTGCGAGCAGGGTGTATAAATACATCCCTGGAGGTCTGAGATAACAGCTCGGTGTGAAGCTGCTAAAGGGCAGCCCCACTCGTGGACCACGCAGCGCTCTGCCCATGCCCTGCCCTGGGACGAAGCCAGGAGGCGGCCAGTGTGACCTTGGCAGCTCCTCTCCCAGGGTTGGCTCTGGGCTTTCTGCTGCCCTAGGCAGAAGTCTGCCTTTATCAGAGCacgcacagctctgccagctctctgctccccctcctgcagcactgctcgcTGGTGGAGTTGACCACGGTGGCCGTCCCAGCAGCTCCAAGCTCTGTCCCCTTATGTAAGAGACCAGGAGCAGGCGAGTTAGATAACCACTGCTGGTAATGACAAGTGCTGGAAGCAGCCTCTCCCTGCTATTTTAATTGTGCCAGCTATAAGGGagttggggctgggggaggctTCTCCTTTTGTGAGACTCgaagctgtttgtttctttctgcctgTTCGGGCACTGCGGTGCATGACGTGTCGCACGGCTCCGCTTCACACTCTGCTTCTCACCCCCAGCTCCGTGCTGCAGCGCTGCGGGGCGAGCACAGAATCCACCATTGTGGAGCAAGCAGAGATGGGGTCCTTTGGAAGCACCCCGTTGTCCTCGCAGCGTCGGGACCCAAATTGCATTGGGGAGCTTGCAAGAGAGAGGCGATACGCAGAGATTTCTCAGCATAGGAAATCACATGAAAGAAACTGAtttagaattgttaaggttggagaagGCGTCCAAGATCTccgagtccaaccccaacccatcccaacgTGCTCACTGACCGCATCCCTCAGGGCCACATCTCccttgagcacctccatgggaggagctgtgggtgccccatccctgggggtgctcAGGGCCGGGTTGGGTGAGgtttgggcagcctgatgtcGTGGGTGGCAGCCAGCCCGTGGCATTGGGTTGGAACCGGGTGGGCTTTaagatcccatccaacccagctgTCCTGTGAAGCCGAAGTGGACAGGAGTGGCACGGTGTGCTGACccactgctttcttccagcagGACGCCCTGTTGGTGGCCCTCAAGAGCCTGACGCCAGCGTGCCTCTTCAACATCGTCACCTTCAGCTCCACCTTCAAGATCCTATTCCCAGCCAGCAGGACGTACTGCGAGGTGAGTGCTGGGCGGATGGGATGGGGGCTGAGGCTCAGATGGCCGATCCCACACTCCTCCCACAGGAGAGCCTGGCCGTGGCCTGCGAGAGCATCAGGAGGATGCATGCCGACACGGGGAGCCCCAACATCTTGTCTCCTCTCAAGTGGATTGTCCGGCAGCCCATCCGCAGGGGCCACCCCCGCCTGCTCTTCCTGCTGTCTCATGGGGCCATCAGCAATGCGGGGAcggtgctggagctgctgcggAACCACTCCTGCTCCACCAGGtatggggcacagagctggggggctgcagctcacagccGAGCCCGTGTCAGGAGCACAGAACCTCAAAGGCTTTGGAACAGATCCCAGCAGCTCAGATGCTTTCCTAACAATCAAGCACGGGAGAATTGGGCTGACAGCTTCGCAGGCTCTCTCTGCTGGGGCTTCCTGCTAGGAGAGATTGACACACCAGCAATCTTccttgctggttttttttttgttgttgttgttgttttgtttttattttatattttatttatttttgaagcacaTCTGGGCTTGGACCCAGCTGCTTCCACGATGGGAGTTGAATTTGCTGAAAAAGAGCAATGGGATAAGCAGGAAATGAATGCGGCGAGCTCCCAGCCCGTCCCCCAGCCCTCGTGGTCTGatttcttctccatctctttAAGAGAGATGAAACAttaggaaaatggaagaaaatcatagaatggcttgggttggaagggaacttaaagatcatttagttccaaacCTGTTAGGCTTGCCAACCACTGAATCAGGCACTAAAAAGCCTTACTCCTCCCCAGTCCAGGGCTGATCAGGGAAgctgctctt
Proteins encoded in this region:
- the DDX19 gene encoding ATP-dependent RNA helicase DDX19B, giving the protein MATDSWALAVDEQEAAAESLSTLQLKEEKAKPDANGAVPKADDNVERTEDEEKEDRAAQSLLNKLIRSNLVDTTNQVEVLQRDPNSPLYSVKSFEELHLKPQLLQGVYAMGFNRPSKIQENALPMMLAEPPQNLIAQSQSGTGKTAAFVLAMLSRVEPGNKYPQCLCLSPTYELALQTGKVIEQMGKFYPELKLAYAVRGNKLERGQKISEQIVIGTPGTVLDWCSKLKFIDPKKIKVFVLDEADVMIATQGHQDQSIRIQRMLPRDCQMLLFSATFEDSVWKFAQKVVPDPNIIKLKREEETLDTIKQYYVLCNSRDEKFRALCNIYGAITIAQAMVFCHTRKTAGWLAAELSKEGHQVALLSGEMMVEQRAAVIERFREGKEKVLVTTNVCARGIDVEQVSVVINFDLPVDKDGNPDNETYLHRIGRTGRFGKRGLAINMVDSKHSMNILNRIQEHFSKKINKLDTDDLDEIEKITN
- the DDX19 gene encoding ATP-dependent RNA helicase DDX19B isoform X1, translated to MATDSWALAVDEQEAAAESLSTLQLKEEKAKPDANGAVPKADDNVERTEDEEKEDRAAQSLLNKLIRSNLVDTTNQVEVLQRDPNSPLYSVKSFEELHLKPQLLQGVYAMGFNRPSKIQENALPMMLAEPSPQNLIAQSQSGTGKTAAFVLAMLSRVEPGNKYPQCLCLSPTYELALQTGKVIEQMGKFYPELKLAYAVRGNKLERGQKISEQIVIGTPGTVLDWCSKLKFIDPKKIKVFVLDEADVMIATQGHQDQSIRIQRMLPRDCQMLLFSATFEDSVWKFAQKVVPDPNIIKLKREEETLDTIKQYYVLCNSRDEKFRALCNIYGAITIAQAMVFCHTRKTAGWLAAELSKEGHQVALLSGEMMVEQRAAVIERFREGKEKVLVTTNVCARGIDVEQVSVVINFDLPVDKDGNPDNETYLHRIGRTGRFGKRGLAINMVDSKHSMNILNRIQEHFSKKINKLDTDDLDEIEKITN